From Pontibacter actiniarum, a single genomic window includes:
- a CDS encoding DUF4397 domain-containing protein, with translation MKNIFIKSFAVLSAGLMLGSCEENAIEDFNEPASTGAYIKFVHAAPDAPAVNYYLGSTKISAVPANTAGEVQGIVFTGGNSIFPSTYGYANVAAGNQTLQALGLNNAVVASSSPTLADGEFYTVYLLGESSFENYVVEDEVPALDYSKAYLRFVNILQDDTHEIDAVLVKEATSESAEQRIPLGDNVAFKEHSEYVAFEPNGSYVVEFTVDGETTVLQATSSFSPIAGRVYSLVLRGDQDTSFGTNLYRDR, from the coding sequence ATGAAGAATATATTTATCAAATCATTTGCGGTACTGTCTGCGGGGCTAATGTTGGGCTCGTGCGAAGAGAACGCTATCGAAGATTTCAACGAGCCGGCAAGTACAGGCGCTTATATTAAGTTTGTACATGCAGCACCAGATGCACCAGCTGTGAACTACTATTTGGGTAGCACTAAAATCTCGGCAGTTCCTGCTAATACTGCCGGAGAGGTACAGGGTATTGTATTTACCGGGGGCAACTCTATCTTCCCTAGCACTTATGGTTACGCCAATGTCGCTGCTGGAAACCAAACGCTTCAGGCTTTGGGCCTGAATAACGCTGTCGTTGCTAGCTCTAGCCCGACACTTGCGGATGGAGAGTTTTACACAGTTTACCTGTTAGGCGAAAGTTCTTTTGAGAACTATGTTGTAGAGGATGAGGTACCGGCCTTAGACTATAGCAAAGCATACCTGCGCTTCGTTAATATTTTGCAGGATGATACCCATGAGATTGACGCAGTGCTTGTGAAAGAGGCTACTTCGGAAAGTGCGGAGCAGAGAATACCTCTTGGCGATAACGTTGCTTTCAAAGAGCATTCAGAATATGTTGCCTTTGAGCCTAATGGCAGCTATGTGGTGGAGTTTACTGTCGATGGAGAAACAACTGTACTTCAAGCGACCTCGAGCTTTTCGCCTATTGCAGGCA
- a CDS encoding SusD/RagB family nutrient-binding outer membrane lipoprotein, with amino-acid sequence MKTKYNYFKKIVCASLFAAGTLVTTGCESYLDVNTNPNGPDQVVAPHLYLPAIQSELVLGMQYDARYLGRYIQNWNYRDADLTWDRHGYATGSDAAGQLWRSVYWTMGVNLTDMITKAQEEERWDFVGVGYVLRAFGWQMLTDYHGEIVVKQAFEPGRTTFDYDSQEYVYEEVRRLAMLAIENLERTDGKVGTTLGQGDLIYNGDREKWLRFAYGLLAINESRLTNKSNFNPDKVIEYVDKALQSNADDASVRFEGAVSSDTNFFGPRRGNLNPYRQSKFIVSLLDGSNPVLNDPSLVGEDPVFTEQHLKDPRLPVMLAPANDGQYRGVTPSVGVSEYSVVNERPRNLWNTATDNVASSTPNKYLFGNNARFPIMTYAQLQFIKAEAAYIKGEKATALDAYTKGVNAHMNFVKTFVTNDSSTPEDEVAVFEERRKEYLASEELVPSTAAELTLQKIMLQKYIAQWGWGFIETWSDLRRYHYIENEDGAVDANPANNVFAGFELPETFYGPNQGKPAYRFRPRYNSEYMWNEASLDKIGGQEPDYHTYEMWFSKQ; translated from the coding sequence ATGAAAACGAAATATAATTACTTCAAAAAAATAGTGTGTGCCTCCCTGTTTGCTGCAGGCACATTAGTTACGACAGGCTGTGAAAGCTATCTGGACGTAAACACCAACCCCAATGGTCCAGACCAAGTGGTAGCGCCGCATTTATACTTGCCAGCAATACAGTCTGAACTCGTGCTTGGTATGCAGTATGATGCACGATACCTTGGCCGTTATATTCAGAACTGGAACTACCGGGATGCTGACCTGACATGGGATCGTCATGGATATGCTACAGGTAGTGATGCAGCGGGCCAGTTGTGGCGATCGGTGTATTGGACGATGGGTGTAAACCTTACGGACATGATCACAAAGGCACAAGAGGAAGAGCGTTGGGACTTTGTGGGTGTTGGCTATGTGCTGCGAGCTTTTGGATGGCAGATGCTGACCGACTACCATGGTGAGATTGTTGTGAAGCAGGCTTTTGAGCCAGGGCGTACTACTTTTGATTATGATTCACAGGAGTATGTTTATGAGGAGGTAAGACGTCTGGCAATGCTCGCTATCGAAAATTTAGAGCGTACCGATGGTAAAGTGGGTACCACGTTAGGCCAAGGCGACCTGATTTATAACGGTGACCGCGAGAAGTGGCTTCGTTTTGCGTATGGTTTGCTGGCTATCAATGAGAGCCGCCTTACCAACAAGTCAAACTTTAACCCTGATAAAGTAATAGAGTATGTAGACAAGGCACTGCAAAGCAATGCGGATGATGCATCAGTTCGTTTTGAGGGCGCAGTAAGCTCTGACACGAACTTCTTTGGTCCGCGCCGAGGAAACCTGAACCCGTACCGTCAGTCTAAGTTTATTGTCAGCCTTCTGGATGGTTCAAACCCAGTGCTAAACGATCCTAGCCTGGTTGGTGAGGACCCTGTGTTTACGGAGCAGCACCTGAAAGACCCTCGACTGCCGGTTATGCTGGCACCAGCAAATGATGGACAGTACCGTGGCGTAACACCGTCTGTTGGTGTTTCTGAATACTCGGTAGTAAATGAGCGTCCGCGTAACCTGTGGAATACAGCAACAGATAACGTTGCCTCCTCTACACCAAATAAGTACCTGTTTGGTAACAACGCCCGCTTCCCAATTATGACCTATGCGCAGCTGCAGTTTATTAAAGCTGAGGCGGCCTACATAAAGGGAGAGAAGGCGACGGCGTTGGATGCTTACACGAAAGGTGTCAATGCCCACATGAACTTTGTGAAGACCTTTGTGACAAATGACTCTTCTACTCCGGAAGATGAAGTAGCTGTGTTTGAAGAGCGTCGCAAAGAGTACCTTGCCAGTGAGGAATTAGTGCCAAGCACTGCCGCAGAGCTTACTTTGCAGAAGATCATGCTGCAGAAGTATATCGCTCAGTGGGGATGGGGCTTTATTGAGACGTGGTCTGACCTGAGAAGATATCATTACATCGAAAATGAAGATGGAGCGGTAGACGCCAACCCTGCAAACAATGTTTTTGCCGGGTTTGAACTTCCTGAGACTTTCTACGGACCAAACCAAGGTAAGCCAGCTTACCGTTTCCGCCCTCGATACAACTCCGAGTACATGTGGAACGAAGCATCCCTTGATAAAATCGGTGGTCAGGAGCCAGACTATCATACATACGAAATGTGGTTTAGCAAACAGTAA
- a CDS encoding SusC/RagA family TonB-linked outer membrane protein has product MKNSIRCILWGLCMLLLHFESFAQGKTISGTVTSAEDKIQLPGVSVTVKGKARGSVTDAVGHYTISNVEPSDVLVFSFIGMKPVERTVGNASTIDVALQTDNETLDEVVVTALGIKQEKKALGYAVTEVKGATIAQTQRENFVNGLAGRVAGVDINTTSGLPGASTSIMIRGVSSLSGSNQPLFVVDGLPISNSTFNTTAFASTASSATSLDNRATDFTNRAADINPEDIESITILKGPEASALYGIDAASGAVVITTKRGKAGAPRIDYSNSFRVERINKFPEIQKVYGLGNNGVDDNTGGVTSYFGGRYPEGTQFYDNVDNFFENGFTQKHNVSLSGGSEKATYRISGGYTGQEGFVPGTDLTKFNLSSAVTAEMNKYISADLTFAYTYTDNSSAFKGAGGPLLGLLTWPTTDDASIYMTENGERRFYSTGDNEIENPFFNVNKNTINNINNRYITNARLMVEPLEWLRFVGNAGFDFSSGKITMVRHPESAYGYSRGGIFDQSLDNTRNFNLQYYGEVNRSFFNDKFNTNLKIGSAVNSQETYTQAVTGERFLAPNLYSIENTDNTTHRGRNRLSQRRLIGVFGNLTMDYDNILFVTLTGRNDWSSTLPIENRSFFYPSVSTSFIFTELEPFRGFNNVLSYGKLRGSWARVGKDANPYSIRAFLEPKSTTGGGFGYGFTGPSPNLRPEMTTSYEFGTELKFSGNRLGIDATYFNKLSEDQIVQDMRLSYATGFILQAFNAGKMRTEGIELQLNASPVVNTDFTWDVLANFTHLWSELISLPTGVNEFYMSDTWLYGNVRNGSVIGGPLTTLTGFDYQYNDAGQVLIDPNTGYPLRDLTEWKIVGNRQPDFTVGLTNSFTYKNMSLSFLLDFRKGGDIYNATEHLLTARGLSMRTLDRETPVVFDGVMKDGLENTANPTPNTKVIDPSRDMNYWSTSYGLPEVNFIEKDINWVRLRDVTLNYNLDSDLLSRVKFIKSGSVFVTATDLFILTNYSGLDPVVNGNSAAVGGSGGVGFDYGNFPMPIGVNFGVRVGF; this is encoded by the coding sequence ATGAAGAACAGTATACGATGTATCTTGTGGGGGCTCTGTATGCTCCTGCTGCATTTCGAAAGTTTTGCCCAAGGCAAGACTATTAGTGGAACAGTGACCTCTGCAGAGGATAAGATTCAACTGCCGGGAGTTTCTGTTACCGTAAAGGGAAAGGCGCGTGGTTCTGTAACCGACGCCGTAGGGCACTATACAATCAGTAATGTAGAGCCGAGCGATGTGCTGGTGTTCTCCTTTATTGGTATGAAGCCTGTAGAGCGTACTGTGGGGAACGCCTCTACAATTGACGTAGCCCTGCAAACGGACAATGAGACGCTCGACGAAGTTGTTGTAACGGCTCTTGGTATTAAGCAAGAGAAGAAAGCGCTTGGTTATGCCGTTACAGAGGTGAAAGGAGCAACGATTGCCCAAACGCAGCGTGAGAACTTTGTTAATGGTTTGGCCGGCCGTGTAGCAGGTGTTGATATAAACACTACTTCTGGTCTGCCAGGTGCCTCTACCTCTATTATGATTCGTGGTGTTTCCTCGCTTAGCGGTAGCAACCAGCCTCTTTTTGTGGTGGATGGTTTGCCTATCAGCAACAGTACTTTTAACACCACGGCGTTTGCTTCTACAGCGAGCTCTGCCACCTCGCTGGACAACAGGGCAACAGATTTTACGAACCGCGCTGCTGACATCAACCCTGAGGATATTGAGAGCATCACTATTTTGAAAGGCCCTGAGGCCTCTGCTCTATATGGTATTGATGCAGCCTCCGGTGCGGTAGTTATAACTACCAAAAGAGGTAAGGCTGGTGCCCCTCGCATAGACTACAGCAACAGCTTCAGAGTAGAGCGTATAAATAAGTTCCCTGAAATTCAGAAGGTGTACGGCCTTGGTAACAATGGTGTTGATGATAACACAGGAGGAGTTACGTCATATTTCGGTGGCCGCTACCCAGAAGGAACGCAGTTCTATGATAACGTAGATAATTTCTTTGAAAACGGTTTTACTCAGAAACACAACGTATCGTTAAGTGGCGGCTCTGAAAAGGCGACTTATCGTATTTCAGGTGGTTACACGGGGCAGGAGGGATTTGTGCCTGGCACGGATCTTACGAAGTTCAACCTGTCTTCTGCCGTAACAGCAGAAATGAACAAGTACATCTCTGCTGACCTGACCTTTGCCTATACTTACACAGATAACAGCTCAGCCTTCAAAGGCGCAGGTGGCCCGCTGCTAGGCTTGCTTACCTGGCCAACGACTGACGATGCGAGTATCTACATGACTGAGAACGGCGAGCGTCGGTTTTACTCCACAGGGGACAATGAGATCGAGAACCCGTTCTTTAACGTTAACAAAAACACTATCAACAACATCAACAACCGCTACATTACAAACGCTCGCCTGATGGTTGAGCCTTTAGAGTGGCTGCGTTTTGTTGGTAACGCCGGTTTCGACTTCTCCTCAGGTAAGATCACCATGGTCCGTCACCCTGAGTCAGCCTACGGCTATTCACGTGGTGGTATTTTTGACCAATCATTGGACAACACACGTAACTTCAACCTGCAGTACTATGGAGAAGTAAACCGTTCGTTCTTCAATGATAAGTTTAACACTAATCTTAAAATAGGTAGCGCGGTAAACTCTCAGGAAACCTATACGCAAGCTGTAACCGGTGAGCGCTTCCTGGCACCAAACCTGTACTCTATCGAAAATACCGACAACACAACACACCGCGGAAGAAACAGGCTGTCTCAGCGTCGCCTTATTGGCGTGTTTGGTAACCTGACGATGGATTACGATAATATTCTCTTCGTAACCTTAACAGGCCGTAACGACTGGAGCTCTACCTTGCCAATTGAGAACAGGTCGTTCTTCTATCCTTCAGTAAGCACTAGCTTTATTTTTACTGAGTTAGAGCCATTCCGTGGTTTTAACAACGTTCTTAGCTATGGTAAACTTCGCGGGTCTTGGGCAAGAGTGGGTAAAGATGCCAATCCGTACAGCATCCGTGCATTCCTGGAGCCTAAGAGCACAACAGGTGGCGGTTTCGGATACGGCTTTACTGGCCCTAGTCCAAACCTCAGACCGGAAATGACCACTTCTTATGAGTTTGGTACTGAACTGAAGTTCTCTGGAAACCGCCTGGGCATTGATGCAACCTACTTTAACAAGCTGTCAGAAGATCAGATTGTGCAGGATATGCGCCTAAGCTACGCCACAGGGTTTATTCTGCAGGCATTTAACGCTGGTAAAATGAGGACAGAGGGTATTGAGCTGCAGCTTAACGCCTCTCCTGTTGTGAACACGGACTTTACGTGGGATGTGCTGGCAAACTTTACACACCTTTGGAGCGAGTTGATCTCACTTCCGACAGGGGTAAATGAGTTCTACATGTCGGATACGTGGTTGTATGGCAACGTACGTAACGGTTCGGTTATCGGCGGCCCGCTGACAACACTTACCGGCTTCGATTATCAGTACAATGATGCCGGACAAGTACTGATTGACCCGAACACTGGCTATCCTCTGCGTGACCTGACGGAGTGGAAGATTGTTGGTAACAGACAGCCGGACTTCACGGTTGGTCTGACAAACTCTTTCACTTATAAAAACATGTCTTTGAGCTTCCTGCTCGACTTTAGAAAGGGCGGCGATATCTACAATGCAACGGAGCACCTGTTAACTGCCCGTGGCCTGAGCATGAGAACGTTGGATCGTGAGACACCGGTTGTATTTGACGGCGTGATGAAAGACGGTCTGGAAAACACGGCCAACCCAACGCCGAACACGAAAGTGATAGATCCTTCACGTGACATGAACTACTGGTCTACTTCTTATGGTCTGCCAGAGGTTAACTTTATTGAGAAGGATATCAACTGGGTGCGTCTTCGTGATGTGACGCTGAACTATAACCTGGACTCAGACCTGCTGAGCCGTGTTAAGTTCATTAAGTCAGGCAGCGTTTTCGTTACTGCCACCGACTTGTTTATCCTGACGAATTATTCTGGCCTGGACCCAGTGGTGAATGGTAACTCTGCTGCAGTTGGAGGTAGCGGGGGTGTTGGTTTCGACTACGGTAACTTCCCAATGCCGATCGGAGTGAACTTTGGTGTGAGAGTAGGCTTCTAA
- a CDS encoding ZIP family metal transporter: protein MESIESFLKELGPVYAALLATVFTWFVTASGAAMVFFFKDLNRAWQDIMLGFTGGVMLAASFWSLLNPAIEYSAELYPNMVWMPAAVGFLAGSLFIFGLDKLAPHLHINFSESEQEGVKAHWHRTTLLVLAITIHNIPEGLAVGVLFGAAAHGVEHVSITSAIVLAFGIGLQNFPEGFAVAMPLRRMGVSRLKSFWYGQLSAVVEPVAGVLGAVAVAYIRPALPFALAFAAGAMIYVVVEEVIPETQRDKYTDLAVLGLIAGFVVMMVLDVALG, encoded by the coding sequence ATGGAAAGCATTGAATCCTTTTTGAAAGAGTTAGGGCCGGTGTATGCCGCGCTCCTGGCAACTGTTTTTACATGGTTCGTAACAGCGTCGGGGGCAGCCATGGTTTTTTTCTTCAAAGACCTTAACCGGGCCTGGCAGGATATTATGCTGGGCTTTACAGGCGGAGTGATGCTTGCCGCCAGCTTTTGGTCTTTGCTGAACCCCGCCATTGAGTATTCTGCAGAGCTGTACCCGAACATGGTCTGGATGCCGGCGGCCGTCGGGTTTCTAGCTGGCTCGCTCTTTATTTTCGGCCTCGACAAACTGGCTCCTCACCTGCACATCAACTTTAGTGAAAGTGAGCAGGAGGGGGTGAAGGCACATTGGCACCGCACCACGCTGCTCGTGCTGGCTATAACGATCCACAACATACCAGAGGGATTAGCAGTGGGGGTGCTGTTTGGGGCGGCGGCGCACGGGGTGGAGCATGTCAGTATCACCTCAGCCATTGTGCTGGCGTTCGGTATCGGCCTGCAGAACTTCCCTGAGGGCTTTGCCGTGGCCATGCCCCTGCGCCGGATGGGAGTGAGCCGCCTGAAAAGCTTTTGGTACGGGCAACTCTCTGCCGTCGTAGAGCCTGTTGCAGGTGTGTTGGGAGCGGTGGCCGTGGCCTACATACGCCCGGCGCTTCCGTTCGCGCTCGCTTTTGCCGCCGGCGCCATGATTTATGTAGTGGTGGAGGAGGTAATTCCCGAAACGCAGCGAGACAAGTACACCGACCTGGCGGTGCTGGGCCTGATTGCGGGATTCGTGGTGATGATGGTCCTGGATGTGGCACTCGGATAA
- a CDS encoding Mut7-C RNAse domain-containing protein, which yields MLTTPENKAHFIFHGALNDFLRKRQQTKPLTYSFKGSPAIKDAIEAIGVPHPEVDVLLVNRQPVTLRYRLCDRDEVEVYPVDISRSWPVGYSLEEQNPPPPRFVLDVHLGTLARSMRMLGLDASYDNNLSDSAIAGMAEEQQRVVLTRDIGLLKQKAVTWGYWLRSQHTDEQLEEVIRRFKLWDRFSPFERCLTCNVPVQEVSKEEVLEQLPPKTRLYFNEFFRCPSCRRVYWKGSHYDRMQQYLERISRMRE from the coding sequence ATGCTAACAACGCCGGAAAATAAGGCCCACTTCATTTTTCATGGTGCCCTGAACGACTTTCTTCGGAAGCGGCAGCAAACCAAGCCGCTTACCTATTCTTTTAAAGGCTCCCCAGCGATCAAAGATGCTATAGAAGCCATAGGCGTACCGCACCCGGAGGTTGATGTTCTCCTGGTTAACCGACAGCCGGTCACGCTCCGGTACCGGCTCTGCGACCGGGACGAGGTGGAGGTGTACCCGGTGGATATATCGCGCAGTTGGCCTGTCGGTTACTCGCTGGAGGAACAGAACCCGCCCCCGCCCCGCTTTGTGCTGGACGTGCACCTCGGCACGCTTGCCAGAAGCATGCGCATGCTTGGCCTCGACGCATCCTACGACAACAACCTATCTGACAGCGCTATCGCCGGGATGGCGGAAGAGCAGCAGCGCGTAGTGCTAACGCGGGATATTGGGCTGCTGAAGCAAAAGGCTGTTACCTGGGGCTACTGGCTGCGCTCACAGCACACCGACGAACAACTGGAGGAGGTGATACGGCGCTTTAAGCTGTGGGACAGGTTTAGCCCCTTTGAACGATGCCTCACGTGCAACGTACCGGTGCAGGAGGTAAGTAAGGAGGAGGTGCTGGAGCAGTTGCCACCCAAGACCCGGCTATACTTTAACGAGTTTTTCCGCTGCCCTTCCTGCAGGCGCGTGTACTGGAAGGGCTCGCACTACGACCGCATGCAGCAGTACCTCGAGCGAATCAGCAGGATGCGGGAATAA
- a CDS encoding NRAMP family divalent metal transporter yields MKKRNWSVLLGAAFLMATSAVGPGFLTQTTVFTQQLAASFGFVILISIVLDIGVQLNVWRVIAVSERRAQDIANMVLPGLGAFISFLIVLGGLAFNIGNVGGAGLGFNVLLGVSPEVGAVMAAAMAVAVFLVHEAGKVMDRFAQVLGFLMILLIVFVAFTSAPPVGVALTKSFFPDEVDVLAIITLVGGTVGGYITFAGGHRLLDAGIKGKESLPEVNASAVSGITVASIIRIFLFLAALGVVSKGLVLDPANPPASVFQLSAGVIGYKLFGVVMLSAAVTSVIGSAYTSVSFLKSFSRKIQAYENGVIIVFILVSTVIFVTIGQPVRLLILAGALNGLVLPLTLGVMVYAAYKPKIVGTYRHPLLLTVFGVLVVLVMAYLGGYTLVQQLPKLFAL; encoded by the coding sequence ATGAAGAAGAGAAACTGGAGCGTTTTACTGGGCGCCGCCTTCCTGATGGCAACTTCGGCCGTTGGCCCGGGCTTCCTGACGCAGACAACCGTTTTCACACAGCAACTGGCGGCCAGCTTTGGCTTTGTCATTCTGATCTCTATCGTGCTGGATATCGGGGTGCAGTTAAATGTATGGCGGGTAATTGCCGTGTCCGAACGAAGGGCGCAGGATATTGCCAACATGGTGCTGCCCGGCCTGGGTGCGTTTATTTCTTTTCTGATTGTGCTGGGCGGGCTGGCTTTTAATATAGGCAATGTGGGTGGCGCGGGGCTTGGGTTTAACGTGCTGCTCGGTGTGTCGCCGGAGGTAGGGGCTGTTATGGCTGCTGCTATGGCGGTGGCCGTGTTTCTGGTGCACGAGGCCGGAAAGGTGATGGACCGCTTTGCACAGGTGCTGGGTTTTCTGATGATCCTGCTGATCGTGTTCGTGGCATTTACGTCTGCACCACCCGTAGGAGTGGCGCTTACGAAATCCTTTTTCCCTGACGAGGTGGATGTGTTGGCCATTATCACGCTGGTGGGCGGCACCGTGGGCGGCTACATCACTTTCGCTGGAGGGCACCGTCTGCTGGATGCCGGCATCAAAGGCAAGGAGTCGCTTCCGGAGGTGAATGCGAGTGCCGTGTCAGGTATCACGGTGGCGTCCATTATTCGCATCTTCCTGTTCCTGGCGGCGTTGGGTGTGGTAAGCAAAGGGCTGGTGCTGGACCCGGCCAACCCGCCTGCCTCCGTGTTTCAGCTTTCTGCCGGGGTGATTGGGTACAAGCTTTTCGGGGTCGTGATGCTTTCAGCAGCCGTTACCTCTGTTATCGGCTCGGCCTATACTTCCGTTTCCTTTCTGAAGTCTTTCAGCCGTAAAATCCAGGCCTATGAAAACGGGGTTATTATCGTTTTTATACTTGTTTCCACCGTTATTTTCGTGACGATCGGGCAGCCTGTTCGCCTGCTTATACTTGCCGGGGCGCTAAACGGCCTGGTTCTGCCGCTTACGCTGGGGGTAATGGTGTATGCTGCCTACAAACCAAAAATAGTGGGAACGTACCGGCATCCGCTTTTGCTAACGGTGTTTGGTGTGCTGGTTGTGCTGGTGATGGCTTACCTGGGCGGCTATACCCTGGTGCAGCAGTTGCCGAAGCTCTTTGCCCTGTAG
- a CDS encoding LamB/YcsF family protein, which yields MNQYTVDLNCDMGESYGAWRMGNDSELLNYVTSANIACGYHAGDPSTMKKTVRLALEKGVAMGAHPGLPDLSGFGRREMAVSAEEVYDMVLYQAGALAAFAKAEGTRLHHLKPHGALYNMAATNVELAQAIAEAVYKLDPELILYGLAGSELVKAGEKLGLQTASEVFADRTYQQDGSLTPRRHPNALIVDQEEAVRQVVRMVKEGKVLSQQGDEVPVKADTVCVHGDGPHARAFAQLIRERLLAEGINLTAR from the coding sequence ATGAACCAATACACCGTGGACCTGAACTGCGACATGGGCGAGAGCTACGGAGCCTGGCGCATGGGCAACGACAGCGAGCTCCTCAATTATGTTACCTCCGCCAACATTGCCTGTGGCTACCATGCCGGGGACCCATCCACGATGAAAAAGACGGTGCGGCTGGCGCTGGAGAAAGGCGTGGCTATGGGGGCACACCCCGGCCTGCCGGACCTGAGCGGCTTTGGAAGAAGGGAAATGGCTGTTTCGGCAGAGGAGGTGTATGACATGGTGTTGTACCAGGCAGGGGCGCTGGCGGCATTTGCCAAAGCGGAGGGAACAAGGCTGCACCACCTGAAGCCTCACGGTGCCCTGTACAACATGGCTGCTACGAACGTGGAGCTGGCACAGGCTATCGCGGAGGCCGTGTACAAACTAGATCCGGAGCTTATACTTTATGGCCTTGCCGGCAGCGAGCTGGTTAAGGCAGGGGAGAAGCTGGGGTTGCAAACTGCCAGCGAGGTTTTTGCGGACCGTACTTATCAGCAGGACGGTTCACTGACTCCGCGGCGCCACCCAAACGCCTTAATTGTAGACCAGGAGGAGGCCGTGCGGCAGGTGGTGCGAATGGTGAAGGAGGGCAAAGTGCTGTCGCAGCAGGGGGACGAGGTACCGGTAAAGGCGGACACTGTTTGTGTGCACGGCGACGGCCCCCACGCACGCGCCTTTGCGCAGCTTATCCGCGAGCGCCTGCTGGCTGAAGGAATCAACCTCACTGCACGGTAA
- a CDS encoding biotin-dependent carboxyltransferase family protein produces the protein MKLTVLKSGLLTTVQDLGRKGFQRQGVLMGGAMDKVALRIANLLVGNPDHAAVLELSMQGPELRFEQDTLIALAGADLSASINEEPVRMWRAVLVKAGNVLRFGKPVQGNYAYLAVAGGVQVPEVMGSRSTYLRAGIGGLQGRSLQRGDVLQFGDVSDTNRLLLGDLLLQDRKENAFTEAAWWPEPELLPRYEENPTLRAMRGLEYNWFTENSQGYIWNEKYKVTPQSDRMGCRLQGTILALEEERELLSTAVSYGTVQVPAQGDPIVLMADSQTTGGYPRIAQVITADLPALAQVQAGKIIRFQEVSLEEAHRLLYQQEKHLLALRQAILYKLHQQ, from the coding sequence ATGAAGCTGACGGTACTAAAGTCCGGCCTGCTTACCACGGTGCAGGATCTGGGGCGAAAGGGTTTCCAGCGCCAGGGCGTGCTGATGGGCGGTGCCATGGATAAAGTTGCCTTGCGCATTGCAAACCTTTTGGTGGGAAATCCGGATCACGCTGCCGTGTTGGAGCTGTCCATGCAGGGGCCTGAGCTTCGCTTTGAGCAGGATACCCTTATCGCCCTGGCTGGAGCAGATCTTTCGGCAAGTATAAACGAGGAGCCCGTTCGAATGTGGCGGGCGGTGTTGGTGAAGGCCGGCAATGTGCTGCGCTTTGGCAAGCCGGTGCAGGGCAACTACGCCTACCTGGCAGTTGCCGGAGGGGTGCAGGTGCCGGAGGTGATGGGAAGCCGGTCTACCTACCTGCGCGCCGGAATTGGCGGGCTGCAGGGCCGAAGCCTTCAGCGCGGGGATGTGTTACAGTTCGGTGACGTGAGCGACACAAACAGGCTGCTGTTAGGCGACCTGCTCCTGCAGGACAGGAAAGAGAACGCCTTTACAGAGGCTGCCTGGTGGCCGGAGCCGGAGCTGCTCCCACGGTATGAGGAAAACCCGACCCTGCGCGCGATGCGGGGGCTGGAGTACAACTGGTTTACAGAAAACAGCCAGGGCTATATCTGGAATGAAAAGTATAAAGTAACGCCGCAGTCAGACCGCATGGGCTGTCGGCTACAGGGTACTATACTGGCCCTGGAAGAGGAACGCGAGCTTCTGTCCACCGCCGTGAGCTATGGCACCGTGCAGGTGCCGGCGCAGGGCGACCCTATCGTGCTTATGGCCGACAGCCAGACAACTGGCGGCTATCCCCGCATTGCCCAGGTTATCACCGCAGACCTTCCTGCGCTGGCGCAGGTGCAGGCGGGCAAAATCATTCGGTTTCAGGAAGTAAGCCTGGAGGAGGCGCACAGACTACTGTACCAGCAGGAGAAGCACCTGCTGGCGCTCCGGCAGGCCATTCTGTACAAACTACATCAACAATGA
- the pxpB gene encoding 5-oxoprolinase subunit PxpB, whose translation MPEIIQNPPLLICPRGESAVELQFGSIISKKILNRIRAIAQVLDEQPFPGLVEYVPAFTTLTVYYDPWVISQQGKLDAYEELTQKLEVLVEQVQETRSTPARVVELPVVYGGAYGPDLQEVALHTGLREEEIIDMHSAGEYLVHMVGFAPGFPYLGGMDNRLATPRKATPSARIPAGSVGIAGAQTGVYPISTPGGWQLIGRTPVALFNAARQVPSLLQAGDKVRFVPISEKEYEERKEGQE comes from the coding sequence ATGCCTGAAATCATTCAAAACCCGCCCCTGCTCATATGCCCCCGAGGTGAATCCGCGGTGGAACTGCAGTTTGGGAGCATCATAAGTAAAAAGATATTAAACCGCATCCGGGCAATAGCGCAGGTGCTGGACGAGCAGCCTTTTCCCGGTCTGGTGGAGTACGTCCCCGCCTTCACGACCCTTACCGTTTACTACGATCCCTGGGTGATTAGCCAGCAGGGAAAGCTGGATGCCTACGAGGAGCTGACGCAGAAGCTGGAAGTGCTGGTGGAGCAGGTGCAGGAAACAAGATCGACCCCCGCACGGGTGGTGGAGCTGCCGGTGGTATACGGCGGTGCCTATGGCCCGGACCTGCAGGAGGTGGCGCTGCATACGGGCCTGCGTGAAGAAGAGATCATCGACATGCACAGTGCAGGGGAGTACCTGGTGCACATGGTTGGCTTTGCACCAGGCTTCCCGTATTTGGGGGGCATGGATAACCGCCTGGCTACACCGAGAAAAGCGACACCCAGCGCACGTATACCCGCAGGCAGTGTGGGGATAGCGGGTGCGCAGACAGGCGTCTACCCGATCAGCACGCCCGGAGGGTGGCAACTGATCGGGCGAACACCGGTAGCCCTTTTTAACGCCGCCCGGCAAGTGCCCAGCCTGTTACAGGCCGGTGACAAGGTGCGGTTTGTCCCGATCTCTGAAAAAGAGTACGAGGAAAGGAAGGAGGGGCAGGAATGA